The following proteins are encoded in a genomic region of Micrococcaceae bacterium Sec5.8:
- the glgX gene encoding glycogen debranching protein GlgX, which yields MEVWPGTAYPLGATFDGTGTNFALFSERAERVELCILADDLTETRIELTEVDGYVWHCYLPHVQPGQKYGYRVHGPYEPENGNRFNPNKLLMDPYAKAVQGQIDWDPALFTYEFGDPDSRNDADSAPHTMHGVVINPFFEWDGDRQLRIPYHQSVIYEAHVKGLTELHPEIPEEQRGTYAGVAYPAVIDHLKKLGVTAIELMPVHQFVNDGTLEEKGLNNYWGYNTIGFFAPQNTYSSSGDVGHQVQEFKAMVRDLHRAGIEVILDVVYNHTAEGNHLGPTLSFKGIDNQAYYRLVDDDQKHYMDYTGTGNSLNVRHPHSLQLLMDSLRYWVTEMHVDGFRFDLASTLAREFYDVDKLSTFFELIQQDPIVSQVKLIAEPWDIGPGGYQVGNFPPQWTEWNGKYRDTVRDFWRGEASTLGEFASRLTGSADLYESSARRPVASINFVTAHDGFTMRDLVSYNEKHNDANGEGNNDGESHNRSWNCGEEGDTDNDEVLTLRARQQRNFIATLLLSQGVPMLLHGDELGRTQQGNNNTYCQDSELSWIHWEAMDQPLVEFTAVVTKIRHDHPTFRRSRFFDGRPVRRGEGEKLPDIVWLKTDGAEMLPEDWDSGFGRTIGVFYNGDGIQEQDSRGRRITDDSFLLCFNAHDDDVDFALPADEYSRFWDVLVDTADQADTENPLKAGSVVKLAAKSMVVLRAHSGPEIEVDYSAAASLASMAEHEEAFEEMAESQEEAAATVAAKEAAE from the coding sequence GCACCGGCACCAATTTTGCGCTGTTCAGCGAACGCGCCGAGCGGGTGGAGCTGTGCATCCTCGCCGACGACCTGACGGAAACCCGGATCGAGCTGACCGAAGTGGACGGTTATGTGTGGCACTGCTACCTGCCGCACGTCCAGCCCGGGCAAAAGTACGGCTACCGTGTCCATGGCCCGTACGAACCCGAAAACGGCAATCGCTTCAACCCGAACAAGCTCCTCATGGACCCCTACGCCAAGGCAGTACAGGGGCAGATTGACTGGGATCCCGCGCTTTTCACCTACGAATTCGGCGACCCCGACTCCCGTAACGACGCCGATTCGGCGCCGCACACCATGCACGGCGTGGTCATCAACCCCTTCTTCGAGTGGGACGGCGACCGCCAGCTGCGCATCCCGTACCACCAGTCGGTCATCTACGAGGCGCACGTCAAGGGCCTGACCGAGCTCCACCCCGAGATCCCCGAGGAGCAGCGCGGCACCTACGCCGGCGTCGCGTACCCGGCAGTCATTGATCACCTGAAGAAGCTCGGCGTCACCGCGATCGAACTCATGCCGGTGCACCAGTTCGTCAACGACGGCACGCTCGAGGAGAAGGGCCTCAACAACTACTGGGGCTACAACACCATTGGCTTCTTCGCGCCGCAGAACACCTACAGCTCCTCCGGCGACGTCGGGCACCAGGTCCAGGAATTCAAGGCCATGGTCCGCGACCTGCACCGGGCCGGCATCGAGGTGATCCTGGACGTGGTCTACAACCACACCGCGGAGGGCAACCACCTCGGCCCCACGCTGTCCTTCAAGGGTATCGACAACCAGGCGTACTACCGGCTGGTGGACGACGACCAGAAGCACTACATGGATTACACCGGAACCGGAAACTCGCTCAACGTCCGGCACCCGCACTCCCTCCAGCTGCTGATGGATTCCCTGCGCTACTGGGTGACGGAAATGCACGTCGACGGTTTCCGCTTCGACCTCGCCTCCACCCTCGCCCGCGAGTTTTACGACGTCGACAAGTTGTCCACGTTCTTCGAACTCATCCAGCAGGACCCGATTGTTTCCCAGGTCAAGCTCATCGCCGAGCCATGGGACATCGGCCCGGGCGGCTACCAGGTGGGCAACTTCCCGCCGCAGTGGACCGAATGGAACGGCAAGTACCGCGACACCGTCCGTGATTTCTGGCGCGGCGAGGCCTCCACCCTGGGCGAATTCGCGTCCCGCCTGACCGGCTCGGCTGACCTGTACGAAAGCTCCGCCCGGCGCCCGGTGGCCTCGATCAACTTCGTCACCGCCCACGACGGCTTCACCATGCGCGACCTCGTTTCCTACAACGAGAAGCACAACGACGCCAACGGCGAAGGCAACAACGACGGCGAATCCCACAACCGCTCCTGGAACTGCGGCGAAGAGGGGGACACGGACAACGACGAGGTCCTGACCCTCCGCGCCCGCCAGCAGCGCAACTTCATCGCCACTTTGCTGCTCTCGCAGGGCGTGCCGATGCTGCTGCACGGCGACGAGCTGGGCCGCACCCAGCAGGGCAACAACAACACCTACTGCCAGGATTCGGAACTGAGCTGGATCCACTGGGAAGCGATGGATCAGCCGCTGGTTGAATTCACCGCCGTGGTCACCAAGATCCGCCACGACCACCCGACGTTCCGGCGCAGCCGCTTCTTCGACGGCCGCCCCGTGCGCCGTGGTGAGGGCGAGAAGCTGCCGGACATCGTCTGGCTCAAGACGGACGGCGCCGAAATGCTCCCGGAGGACTGGGACAGCGGCTTCGGCCGGACCATCGGCGTGTTCTACAACGGAGACGGCATCCAGGAGCAGGACTCCCGCGGACGCCGGATCACCGACGACAGCTTCCTGCTGTGCTTCAACGCCCACGACGACGACGTGGACTTTGCCCTGCCGGCCGACGAGTACTCCCGGTTCTGGGACGTGCTGGTGGACACCGCGGACCAGGCTGACACCGAGAATCCGCTGAAGGCGGGTTCGGTGGTCAAGCTGGCCGCCAAGTCGATGGTGGTACTGCGGGCCCACTCCGGCCCCGAGATCGAGGTTGACTA